DNA from Apostichopus japonicus isolate 1M-3 chromosome 15, ASM3797524v1, whole genome shotgun sequence:
tcagttcttatgaggatttttcaactccacctaaggagacattaaatccaatcatgacaaggtcaatggcaaggtcaatgggagtcaaagttccagatttatttccgaataaagtcacTAAGGAGTCCAtgcaggattccccagccaaagtatcaacaaatagagttgAAAGGACATCCattcctaaggcaacacattctagtgatcatgttacacagagaccacaatctgagtcacaaaagaCGACTACACCAGTTATTTCTACTGAtaagagagaaacatatattcaaaggcctattattactatgccgagtgaaaatAGACATGCATTTAGTCCTGACATgttagttgtgccaaattttacaagtgtttctcaaccttcagagccaagattagtggatcagagtagACATAGGGTGCCAGAGGTAATCAGAGAACCACCAccagaattatttgttcagccaaagccagtaataacaaacattgatcatttggttacagggcacattccaaaacaaaaggaattgaataaagtcatgaaggcaattcaaggaaagctgatcaaaaactatgatctgccattcgatgtaaaagagttgcaaattcaacaacaaacttgtccttactacaaaccaatttatgattttcttgcacatgatATTATTCCAGgtaatgttaagcatgctagaactgttcgttctcaagcagaggattatttgttatgtaatagtttgttattcaggatatttttgcatgagactaatgatgctaagatgactcttcagttagtcgtacctgagactatggtagaacaaataatatctcgatatcatgatgacttgttaagtaatcatcagggtgtaatgcgtacatatttgaccattagacagcatttctatctgcgcaatatgtttcaacgcatcagtaattatattcaggcatgtctccgttgtcaagaattccgtaagaaaccggacaaattgagacaatatcatgctcgcattcctgattcttatcgtccttttgacagacttagtctggatttcaagactatgcccacaacggctacaggatttaaacatttgatggttgtttgtgatgagatcactagatttgttgtatgtgtttctcttaagactcttgatgctgaaacaatatgtgaagcattattgcagagggtagtcacaacctttggtccaccgtcttgtatcataagtgatgcggcagcttctcttacaggaaaattagtgcAGCTCTTAAGTAAGGCttttaggcattgaacaaaagttcatcagtgtaagcaatcatggaagcttacaggttgaaagacacattcagactctttcaaatttcctcaaagtgaacttaaatcagtttggtacggattgggtacggtttgtcccaacatcagcctatgcatataacacattttcctctcctcagttaggtagctatagcccatttgaacttgcatttggacgtaagccaccaaatcttacaaatttatcattcaatccaatggcaggattatcacaatctcatggagaatatgctgcattgttaaagaaacgatttgatcatttgtcaagggtaatgttagtcttacaaaagaagcaacaagatgctcaaaatgttaagataagtgcaaaactggacaagggtgcaatttattcaacgggtcaattggtgtatctatataagccaacgtcttcttccttgactgcgaactctcgcaaaattgctgcagaatggtgtggaccattagtgatccatcaagttttagataggactcattatttgttggccactctcaaaggagaaattcttagtgatgtattcaattataacaggcttaaaccatgttttgtaagagcatcctctgaaactaagaatatcaccaacattcagaaattgcgaaatgtcttgaaaacaaagggttcatcaagtgaaaaggttgctcgaatgagaaatgttttgagtagtaacacttctaatgcagaaaatgttaatgtcatgcaagatgcacatattgagtttcatgatgagtttggtaacattttgccaggggtaacttcagatcacatcatgtgtcttgtgaccactaagccaatgaatgttgcatcctttctagagaatagagcacataatgaaggattagcaattccatatccttccatgagagatagcatattaaggcaaaagaaagtttttgcaaatgctccacaaggagacatgaaagtccaacgtgctcgatacaaattgggtgaattacaggttctggtcacctatcagacaccatgttttccatcaggctttaagagtcatgatttttggtggaatgtaggaaaatattccaacacagaggaaataatgaattttctccatgaaaagggattgaacattacaggcagtccaggcaggatgttgcaaacattatatggttagaatgtataactgcatattgctttaagttcagatgaacaggtgttttacccacgattgtatgaatggaatgcgttatggcaattacctgcatacctattaagtggaagtcattgtactgtatggtgtaacaatataagctttattgttaaaaacatcaccaagtgacctagtttcatcttttataacaaatgtgtaatgagtataccttatttctccttatgaattcgttcaaacgtttacccggcaattagaacatatccggaatattagcaacatgggttttcatatattgagaaatttttaaggatatttacattgcatcattgatgttatattgaaggctattcagagacagcattggtgatgtgcaacttttgcttacagcaacagttatcgaagcaaatgaaagtatagatcttttgaggaacttatgtatatattttcttttcctcaattattcatgcaaaagtaaatttcatcaagaagttgaaaagacaagatgttaagtattatgttaatttgaagaaagatttgttgatgtcatagtctatggggtctcttttatggtatcgaatatctagtactttggtactttactagatcatttcggagtgcatacctagggtcaccatgctatcgagtcacattttcttgattttcttgaggtgaatgtatatgattcacaaggttttGAAACTTTGCCTTCGTTAAAGAGGAGTTttttaaatgagtttgtaatattttaaagttcTTTTTTAATGTACGAATTTTTTATGGAACGCTAAGCTGTTCTattcagttaaaagataactaagtctaGTTATTCTCTGATCTCACCCCAattcacggcatgatttcacttttgatataaatgtattattgatgtatgaaatgcataaatgtattttcaaagagatactgcatattttgctgtgtcatgtaactttaagataccttaatgatattttttttagattacatcatatgatgtcatcaatattgaagaggtacacTTCAATTTCAAGGAAATAGTGTCTGTGTATACACCGTATGATCATTTtcaagatgttaacctttgagatatatgaaaaccatttattgaagtcaatcaatattagtgaatgtgcttacagtactctgccttcttgagataatgataagttaaagcagtatgatgttaaaattttggagtatccaaaaattttaaaaagattgagggggatgttatgaaatagtgataccatctctttgatgttaccgaaacactccatcgagacaccttacgggcctcttatgtatttatctaggtcatggattcagttttcccacgagaagtttttaactatcttattgaatcttggtacagggctttttcccaaaatagattccattatgtctgtggaacattcgagaaggttctctcacgtggtatggaagtttccataagaaaggggatggacttccaaactcccaaccaatcagggcagatcagtgccagcgcacttatttttatatcgttaggttaatacaggatggtcagtttattggctgtctactgattatgcgcagtgagatttttatggaagtaaggtttaaaagaaaaaggaggtcagaaatttatcactccgtcagcgctccgtgatcagttcgttgcttcgtcaccatttcatcactctttctaattgtttaattgacggagtcaagtcaaatcattataatttagttttatttgtaaagagaatcgacagagaagaaattataccgaatcattaatcaaatccgatcttgtcaaattgtttttctgtgaactcattgttttcgcccgttctgacatctcctgaagaagcataaatacggcatcaagatatcccagtacctttctatcgcgagtcccgatatactATCACTATCGGAGGAAGCGgcctcgtcacaatattacaatataatCAGTACACGAGGCGTTTGCCTCCACTTCACTTTCCTACTGTCTGTCTCTAAGTTGTGTATCCGTgctcgcttctcggccttttggctaagatcatgtgtagtatctgttcccttcgggaatggtgatacacacctgacgatgatcacacagtcacagtcccgatgcaaggggactggggctgagagcggatcagtcgtttggtagtttggttttcgtgcccaggttctttcctgggtgactttttcttaaaaagtatccgTGCTCgttatatttatgttattcattgtaaatatatatacgttGAAGTCAGAGACTTGTTATGTTCTTCTTTGATATGTCCACCCAAGTCAGAAACATTAcacccccttcgcccccccccccccccttggctacgcgcctgttgaAAGTGATGTAAAGCAGTTGAGATATTCTTTTGTTAAATGTGGATATTACCCCGAGCAAGTAGACGGAAGGTttggggttcagtatgctagTTTATACTTTTCTTGATCAAGCTCCAAATGGTCATGATATGGAGATTTTCAAGTGCCATACCATGCCCAGCTCTCGGCTATCATGTCCTGGATAGGAAATGCCAGCAGGAAATATCTATCTATGCTTTAGCGGCCCTTGAATGTGACGAACTTGGTGTGTAAGTCAACGATTAATTAGGTACACAACAGCATCTGAGGTTCTTAATTTTGGATAGGTATTTCTTTTAGTTATGTGAGGACTGTTGCAGTTACAGTTGCGCGAAATCCAAACATAAACAACACTCTAGTACTCTAGTCAGCAAAACTCAGCACAATATAACGTGTTCTTGCCTATCTCAACTAGCCTAAGTATGGTTGCTTACCAGAATTCTTTGTCTCTTGTCGTCATATACATGTCTGTGTGCTtcttaatttacattttgtcaTTGCTTTTAAGGAGGAGAGCCGCGTATCTTCACCCTAAACTCGTGGTTagaagaaagaaatcaaaactaAACGGTGCCAAACATAAGAAAAATTTCGTTCCACACCagataaatattttgtttgtcatTGCACATCCTGACGATGAATGCATGTTTTTTGGACCATCCTTACTGAATGCAGGTTATAACAAAGCTAACTGCCGTGTTAGCTTGCTGTGTTTATCAGAAGGTAACCTCTAGCAATATTCCTACATGTCAAGCTAGTTTGAAAAGTTTCAACACAAGTTGGTCATAAAGATTAAAAGTAGACCGtcctagcctaagttaggcctaactcTAGCCTAGACTGTAGTGTTAGACCAGGCCTTAAGCTAttgttaatataataataatataataatttattcttatatagcgctttacatcaaaagaatgatctcaaagcagcttcacagaaacgcataaaaaatacaacttaaaaagtattacagcttaaaaataatacaatctaaaaaatattgcatcctaagaattacagaaataaataactaacaataattaataaaaaacaataaaattcagaaattaaagacaaaagcaataaaatatgacagcatacaataaaactaaagtactaaactattacagccgaagaaatagcaacaataagactatcaaaacaaaaatagaaaataaatttcaatataaaacaatcaaaacatggcAAGATGGTAACACAATCAATATGACTGGAGgtttaaaaataatactttcgaaaaaggtGAGTTTTAAGGTGTGCcttaaaaacatttaatgatggAGCTGCCCTGATGTCATTGGGGAGTGCATTCCATAGATCAGGTGCAAAATAGGCAAAGGATCGTGCGCCAAAGCTTTTTTGGGCGAATCTGCCAGGCTCAAGTCGTATCTCCATAGAATGTCTGTTCCTCTGTCGTGTGCGATTTGCAATCTGCATGGGCTCTGGAAGAGCCTGACGACTGATCAGAGAGCCAAGATAGTGAGGGGCAGTGCCATTTATAATATTGTAAGTTATGACTAGAGACTTAAATTCGATCCTTGCGGAGACAGGTAACCAATGAAGGTCAATCAATATGGGTGTGATGTGTTCGTGCCTCCTGCCCCGTGTAACCATGCGTGCTGCCGAGTTTTGAATCAATTGAAGACGTGCCAGTTGCTGTTGCTCAATTCCATATAATAAACTATTACAATAATCAAGGTGGGATGTAACAAATGCATGAATTAATCTTTCTGTGCTTGTGCGATCTAAGAGCTTACGAATTTTCCCAATACGATACAATGAGTATGATGCTGACTGACAAATTTTTGAAACATGACTTGACATAGAActgaattcatcaaattgcactCCTAAATTTCTGACAACGGAAATGGGTTTAATATGAGTAACACCAACTCTGAAACTAGATATGTCTGCTTGAACTTTTCGGAACTTACTGTGAAAATGAATTACTTCTGTTTTGCTATCATTGAGTACAAGTCGATTTGCTGCCATCCACTCACGAATATCATCTATGCATTTTTCAGGTATGAATTTCCAGTCAGATGTTTACACAAAAAATACAGTTGTGTATCATCGGCAAAAAGCATAAAGTCAATATCATTGGCTAAAATAATGTCTTCGAGTGGGGATGTATACAAGGTAAAAAGAATCGGCCCAAGACCGCTTCCCTGTGGTACACCGCAAAATAATGGTTCATCGTCCGAATAACAATTGTCAATACAGACACGTTGAGTACGTCCTCGAAGATATGAATCGAACCACTTTAAAGCAATACCATTTATGCCAAACCGATGCTCCACACGCTGCAGTAAAATATCGTGGTCAATTGTATCGAATGCGGCGGTAAGATCGAGTAGGACTAAAATACACTCTTTATGATTGTCCATTGAAACTAGAATGTCATTTCTTACACGAAGCAACGCGGTTTCTGTGCTATGGTTTCTTCGGTATGCAGATTGAAATTTCGAATAAAGAGAGAATTGgttaaaatattcattaatttgattaaaacaCATGTTCTCTAAAAATTTATGTTCATATTGTTAGGCAATATGCAATACCATGCATATTGAGAAACACTGTAGTAGATCACTGAGCCACATAGGTTATGCTGGATTCCAAAGTATTATTGTTAATCCATTGACTGATTTTCAAACAGTATCCTTAAATGAAAAATTGTGACAGAACATTTGGCCGCCATAGCCTTACTTAGGCCTACGTTTGGCTTTAAGCCCAGTTTTATGCCAATCCCATTTTCACTAAGAAATTGACTCTGGGATATGATGTATGTCTCTTCTGTGCATCATACATAGCTATGTTTGCATTTCTACAGGCAATTTTTATGGAGAAGGTGACAGAAGACGAAAAGAGCTTTTCCAAAGTTGCGAGGTTTTTGGCATTCACTGGAAAGATGTGAAAATTGTTGATCATTGGTAAGTCTGATGGTATTTTCCACTGTTCTACATAATATGTACTTgattgtccctcctgatcctttcttttcactaaactaaactaatgtAGAACTCGCAAGCCTTGCAGGTATGTTGATAATTAACCTTTGCTattaccctcccccctccccccccctgctTCTCACAATGTACCTTGAAATTCACCTGCAACTGTTCCATTGCATTGtaggggggggcgggggcaggGGGAGAGAGAGAATGTTGACTTTAAATCAATTCTTTATCAGATGGATTTTGGAATAAACATGACAAATGTCCAAGGAATCCTTGTTGGACCATTTCTATATAGTACGATGGCCCATAAGGGCCatagtgagaaaaaaaattgtcaagtaaaaaaaaaaaaaatcaagtgaaAAATTGataagtgaaagaaaaagaaaattccaACCAAAGaattaatctgtcgtaacagattatttaatctgtcgtaacagattatttaatctgtcgtaacagattaatCACACATAGATGGAATGCCATTGTACGGAGACTTTGACGTGCCATATTACTTCTTCTATTAGCGAAATGTCAGTTAGTTCAGATTGCAAGCAAATGAATTTTTCGGTCGATTTATCCTGTATTCCTGTAACTATGAGGAAACGACTATGGTAGTCTGTTTATGTTGGCTACACACATCAAGCAAAGAGTGTGGAATGCCAAAACCGACCAAAATGCAGTACAAAATTTTGTGAACCTTATATGTTAATAAGTTCCCGCCACATAATGACGTGGAACTGTATAAATCCATATGTGGCACTATTGGCACCGCCAAATTTTAAGAACTGGCTATGCACACATACGTACTAACTTCAATGACTGTTCGGTAAGTGGAATATATCATGCGCTACTGTATATGTTGCacgtgcactgtgttgtggcaGTTAACGCCTCTCTGTGGTATTGTTCAGCGTTATTGTGATGGAGTTCCCCCTTCATACCCTGCTTGTGCCCAGGCTTGGGTTTGGATAAATATATTCTTTACACTTGAATacttgtgtgttttttttcgtCGTTCATTGCCTGCCGTAGACTAATCTGTTgcgacagattaaataatctgttacgacagattaaataatctgttacaaCAGATTAAATagtctgttacgacagattaaatagtctgttacgacagattaaaaaACCTGTTACAATTgtttaaataatctgttacgacaaattatataatctgttacgacagattaattgttttgttggaattttttttttttcacttgtcaatttttttttttttactggacAATTTTTTCTCACTATGGCCCTAGTGGGCCATCGTAATATAGAGAACTGTCTTGAAGTTTATCTACAGTATTTTTCACCCTTTTGTTTCCATAAAATTCTGGTTAAAGTTCTCTTTGATTATTCAATTCTCTGTTTCTTTCACAGTGACCTACAAGACAATCCTGCAGCTTTCTGGGATGTTAATCTGGTTGCCAAAGAAATACTTAAAGTGGTGAAGAATAAGAAAATTAATCAGGTATCACTAACTGTCATATTTAATAtgacttctttttttatttatttctgcacGATGTTCACTATTTACAGTGTTAAACTGGAACAAAAACCATTATCACCAGCTTACATGTTAGAGATCTTTGTAATgacccccaccctttcccttCACCACACCCATCCCACTCACCCCCAATTTGTATAAGGAAATCCTTGCTCCTTTGGGAGATCGGTACAGTAACTAAGAGTTGTGTCAGAGGCTGCCATTTTGCGAGTGAGTGACACATGTGACAGAGGCACAGAGGAAAAGAAAGCTGAAATcccttttgtttgatttttcacattttcaaggTGAATGTAAATGTTGTTGGCACTGATAGCAGTGAAATTTATTAGGTTATATATAAAGGCTAAGAAGTTAAGGTAGTTATTTTAGACTGCAGGCGCATTTGTAAAATTAATCTCTAGtacagaaagaaaatagaaataatatgtaataaaacatttaaacattCAAGAGAATGTGACCCGGTGACGACATTAAGATGTGCTCAAGCCTTCATCCTTGTGTGTGAAAGAACTTTCAAACTGTAACATATCTCTTGAGGAGTTTAAGTATCTCTGTGACAGAGGCTCATAGGTAATGTTCACGCCAGCGCTCGAGAAGTcgttatggaaaaaaaaaataataatagtaatataaaatggtcacaaaaaaaattaaaaataactatGTCACAAACAATAAAACCTCTCTTTTCATGCATTTAAATCTGTTCAGTAATGTATTAAATTTATCATCGACTATCTTTAGTCTACTTTAC
Protein-coding regions in this window:
- the LOC139980612 gene encoding N-acetylglucosaminyl-phosphatidylinositol de-N-acetylase-like isoform X1; translated protein: MVAYQNSLSLVVIYMSVCFLIYILSLLLRRRAAYLHPKLVVRRKKSKLNGAKHKKNFVPHQINILFVIAHPDDECMFFGPSLLNAGYNKANCRVSLLCLSEGNFYGEGDRRRKELFQSCEVFGIHWKDVKIVDHCDLQDNPAAFWDVNLVAKEILKVVKNKKINQIITFDCFGASGHKNHISVYRGARHLVVGHHLPKGMRVSSLETVSLFRHYITFLDLPFSLMSAALRGSRVILSSPMEVWTAQRAMKAHWSQFVWFRVLNILFSRYLVVNTLRPINKNSPT